Sequence from the Curtobacterium sp. MCLR17_007 genome:
CGTACGAGCACAGCTACCCGCACTGCTGGCGCTGCCGCAAACCCCTCATCTACAAGGCCGTCTCGTCCTGGTTCGTCCGGGTCACCGAGTTCCGCGACCGGATGGGCGAGCTCAACCAGGACATCAACTGGGTGCCGGACAACGTCAAGGACGGCCAGTTCGGCAAGTGGGTCGGCAACGCGATCGACTGGTCGGTGTCACGCAACCGGTACTTCGGCACCCCGATCCCGGTGTGGGTCTCCGACGACCCGGAACACCCGCGCACCGACGTGTACGGCTCGCTCGCCGAGATCGAGCGCGACTTCGGACGCCTGCCGGTGAACGCCGACGGAGAGGTCGACCTGCACCGTCCCTTCATCGACGAGCTCACGCGGCCGAACCCGGACGACCCCACGGGTGGGTCGACGATGCGCCGCATCTCCGACGTGTTCGACGTCTGGTTCGACTCCGGGTCGATGCCGTACGCCCAGGTGCACTACCCGTTCGAGAACCGCGAGTGGTTCGACACCCACAGTCCGGCTGACTTCATCGTCGAGTACATCGGGCAGACCCGCGGCTGGTTCTACGTCATGCACGCGCTGTCCACGGCGCTGTTCGACCGGCCTGCGTTCACGAACGTGGTCAGCCACGGCATCGTGCTCGGCTCCGACGGACAGAAGATGTCGAAGTCGCTCCGGAACTACCCGGACGTCTCCGAGGTGTTCGACCGCGACGGCGCCGATGCGATGCGCTGGTTCCTGATGTCCTCGTCGGTGATCCGCGGCGGCAACCTCGTCGTCACCGAAGAGGGGATCCGGCAGGGCGTCCGCGAGTTCCTGCTGCCGTTCTGGTCGACGTACTACTTCTTCACGCTGTACGCGAATGCGTCCGGGCCCGAGGGCCACCAGGCGTCCCGCCGCACGGACTCGACCGACGTGCTCGACCGGTACCTGCTCGCGAAGACCCGCCTGCTCGTCACCGACGTCACGACGCACCTCGACGCACTCGACACCCCGCTGGCAGCCCAGGCCATCCGCGACTTCGCCGACGTGCTGACCAACTGGTACGTCCGCCGGTCCCGCGACAAGTTCTGGCTCGGCGCGGCGTCGTCGGAATCGGCGAGGGCCGCGTTCGACACCCTGTACACCGCGCTCGAGACCCTGGCCCGGGTGGCCGCGCCGCTCGCACCGCTGGTCTCGGAAGAGGTCTGGAAGGGCCTGACCGGCGGGCGGAGCGTGCACCTGACGGACTTCCCGAGCGCGGACGAGTTCCCCGCCGACGACGCCCTCGTCGCCGCGATGGACCGGGTGCGCGACGTCGCCTCGAAGGGGCTCGCGCTCCGCAAGGCCACGGGCAAGCGCGTCCGGCTGCCGCTGGCGACCCTGACGCTCGTCGTGCCGGACACCGCAGCCGTCGAGCCGTTCGTGGACATCCTCCGCGACGAGCTCAACGTCAAGCGGGTCGTCCTCGAACCCCAGGCCGAGGAGTCCCTGGCGCAGTACGGCATCGAGCGGAAGCTCGCCGTCAACGCCCGTGCCGCCGGACCGCGCATCGGCAAGGCCGTGCAGCAGGTCATCCCCGCCGCCAAGCGCGGCGACTGGGTCGCGACCGAGTCCGGGGTGACCGTCGGCGGCATCGACCTGGTCGAGGGCGAGTACACGCTCGACCTCACCGTGGCCGACGCGTCGACGGCCGTGGCGTTCCTCGACGGGGGTGGCTTCGTGGTGCTCGACACCGACACCACGCCCGAGCTCGAGGCCGAGGGGCTCGCCCGCGACGTCGTCCGCGCCGTCCAGCAGGCCCGCCGCGACGCCGACCTCGACGTCAGCGACCGCATCGTGTTGACGCTGGGTACCGACGAGGGTGCCGCGGACGCGGTCCGCACCCACCGCGAGCTGATCGCCGGGGAGACCCTGGCGACGACCGTCGACGTGGTCACCACCACGTTCGGCAAGGACGAGGGCACCGCCGTCGGCGACGGAGCCAAGGTGACTGTGGAGGTGGCACGCGCATGAGCGACCGTGACGACAACGACCCGTTCGACCCCTTCGACGCGGCCGGTCCCGCCGCGGACGGCATCGAGATCCCGGTGGGCCCGCCCGCCGATGCCGACCCGATCGAGGCCGTGCCCTTCGGTGGTGACGACGCCGAGGTCAAGCGGGTGGAGGCCGCGCTCTACGCCCGCATCGGCGAGCAGTCGCCCGAGCACCGCCTGACCGCCACGCGTCGCGCCGTCGAGCTCCTCGGCGACCCGCACCTGGCGTACCCGGTGATCCACCTGACGGGCACGAACGGCAAGACCTCGACGGCGCGGATGACCGAGAGCATCGTCCGCGCGCACGGGCTGCGGACCGGGCTCATGACGAGCCCGCACCTGGTGTCGATCCGCGAACGGATCGTCATCGACGGCCAGCCCATCGCACCGGACCGCTTCGTCGAGAACTGGGACGACATCACGCCGATCCTGGCCATGACGGACAAGGAGCTCACCGACAAGGGCGAGCTCCCGCTGACGTTCTTCGAGGCGCTGACCGTCCTGGCGCTCGCGTGCTTCGCCGAGGCGCCCGTCGACGTCGCCGTGATCGAGGTCGGCATGGGCGGCGAGTGGGACTCCACCAACGTCGTGCAGAGCCAGGTGCAGGTGTTCACCCCGATCGCGATCGACCACGCCAAGCAGCTCGGCAACACCGTCGCCGAGATCGCCCGCACCAAGTCGGGGATCATCAAGCCGTCGTCGGCCGTCGTGTCGAGCGCGCAGGTCCCCGAGGCGCTCGCCGAACTCGAGCGGGCGGCCGAGCTCACCGAGTCGTCGCTCGCCGTCGAGGGCACCGGGTTCTCCGTGGTCGACGTGACCCCGGCCGTCGGCGGGCAGCTCGTCACCGTGCAGGGCGTCGCCGGTCGCTACGACGACCTGTTCCTGCCGCTGTTCGGCGCACACCAGGCCCACAACGCCGCCGTCGCGATCGCCGCGGTCGAGTCGTTCATCGGTCGGGGCGCGCAGCCGCTCGACCAGGACGTCCTCAGCGAGGGCCTCGCCGGTGCCACCAGCCCGGGTCGGCTGCAGCCCATCGCGCAGGACCCGACGGTGGTCGTCGACGCCGCGCACAACCCGCACGGCGCCAGGGCGTTGGCCGACGCGCTGCCCGTCGCGTTCCCCTCCGGACACGTGGTCGGTGTCGTCGGGATCCTCGCCGACAAGGACGCCCGGGGCTTCGTCCGAGCGCTGAAGGACACCGTCGCGACGTTCGTCGTGACGCAGCCGCCGGGGGAGCGCGCCCTCGACGCCGACACGTTCGCCCGGGTCGTCGTCGACGAGGTGGGCAACGACCGCGTGGTCGTCGAGCCGTCGCTGGCACAGGCCCTGTCGGAAGCGCGCGACCTGGCGGACGAGGCCGAGGCGGACGACGCCATGGTGCTCGTCGCCGGCTCCATCGTGATGGTGGGCGCGGTCATGGACCTGGTCCACACCGAGGGGGAGTCGAAGTGACGGACGGACCACGGGCCTCCCGTCCGGGTCGCACGCCCCGGACCCGCCGTCCGCGACGCGACCGCGGGGCCCGCGAGAGCCTGCTGTCGATCACGCTCGTCCTCGAGGCGATCATGTTCTTCTTCCCGATGCTCGTCGTGTTCGGCAAGCACACGCTGCCGGCCGGTGTCGCCTTCGGCGGCGGGCTCGCGGCGATCGTCGTGCTGGCGCTGGCGTCGCGCCTGACCGGTACCCGTGCCGGTGTAGGGTTCGGGTGGCTGCTGCAGGCGGCCATCCTCGCCACCGGCTTCATCGAGCCGTTCATGGTCGTGGTGGGCCTGGTGTTCCTGGCGCTGTGGGTGTTCTGCTTCGTCAAGGGCGGTCAGCTCGACCGTCAGAACGCCGCCCGCCGAGCCGCTGCCGGCGACTGATCCGAATCCACCCCTCCAGAACCTCAGGGAGCACCGCTGTGTCCGACTTCGAAGAGACCCTCGTCCTCGTCAAGCCCGACGGCGTCGCCCGCCAGCTCACCGGTGAGATCCTGCGCCGGATCGAGGCCAAGGGCTACGAGATCGTCGACCTGAAGATGCTGACCGCACCGCGCGACCTGCTCGACGCGCACTACGAGGAACACCAGGGCAAGCCGTTCTTCGAACCGCTGGTCGAGTTCATGCAGTCCGGCCCGGTCGTCGCCGTGCGCGTCGCCGGCAACGCGGCGATCGCGGGCTTCCGCTCGCTCGCCGGCACCACCGACCCGACCGGCGCCGCGCCCGGCACCATCCGCGGTGACCTCGGCCGCGACTGGGGCCTCAAGGTCCAGCAGAACCTGGTGCACGGCTCGGACAGCCCCGAGTCCGCCGCGCGCGAGCTCGGCCTCTGGTTCGCCTGAGCGGTCGCCGCGCCTGACGGCGCTCGCGCTCGCTGCTGCGCTTCCGCGCAACCGAAAGCGCCCCGCGCCACGTGACCACGTGGCGCGGGGCGCTTTCCGTTGTGCGAGCGGCAGCGGGCCGCTGCCGCGGGCCGCTGCCGCGGGCCGCTGCCGCGGCGCACGCTGCCTCGCACCCCTGCGCCGACGTCGCGCCCCCGCAGGACGGGGCGCGACGTCCGCCCGGGGGTGCGATCCGTCAGCGTGTGCCGCCGCGGCGCGGCGCCCCGAACGACGACGGCCCCGCACTCCGGGAGCGCGGGGCCGTCCTGACGGGGAGCGGGCTACTTGACCGCGCCACCGTTCTGCTCGACGAACGCGGCGAAGGCGTCGGCGTCGGTCCAGGCGCTGGTGCCCTGGGCGTTGTACTGCTTGCCGTTCACGATCACGGTCGGGGTGCCGGTGAGCTTGTCGAGCGACGAGTTCGCGAGCGGCTCGGTCAGCACGCGGTTCGTGGCGTCACCGACCCATCCGGCGAAACGCTGGTCCGTGATGCAGGACTGCACGTTCTTGTTCGTGGCGCCGGCCTTCTTCGCGATCGAGGCCAGCTGGTCGTTCGTCAGGCCCTTCGTACCCTCGGACGGCTGGTTCTCGTAAAAGGCCGAGTTGACGTCGAGGAAGGCGTCGGGGTCGTAGTTCGCGACACACGCTGCGGCTGCTGCTGAACGCGTGGAGTACTTCGAGCCGAGCGACGAGCGGTCGAGCAGGTTGAACGGGTGGATCTCGAGCGTGGCGGAGCCGTTCGCGACCCACTGCTTGATCTGCTTCATGTTGCCGGTCTCGAACTGGTTGCAGATCGGGCACATGTAGTCCTCGTACACCGTGATGTTCGCGATCGAGTCGTCCTGCTTCGTGGCGGTCGGCGTGCCGCCCTCGGGGATGGCCTTGGTCGTGACGGGCACGATCTTGCCGTTCTGCCCCTGGAACACGATGCCGTCGCTGGCCATGTTCTTGGGACCGGGACCGGCAGGCTGGATCGAGTTCGCGATCACCAGCACGATGACGGCGAC
This genomic interval carries:
- a CDS encoding DUF4233 domain-containing protein, giving the protein MTDGPRASRPGRTPRTRRPRRDRGARESLLSITLVLEAIMFFFPMLVVFGKHTLPAGVAFGGGLAAIVVLALASRLTGTRAGVGFGWLLQAAILATGFIEPFMVVVGLVFLALWVFCFVKGGQLDRQNAARRAAAGD
- the ndk gene encoding nucleoside-diphosphate kinase is translated as MSDFEETLVLVKPDGVARQLTGEILRRIEAKGYEIVDLKMLTAPRDLLDAHYEEHQGKPFFEPLVEFMQSGPVVAVRVAGNAAIAGFRSLAGTTDPTGAAPGTIRGDLGRDWGLKVQQNLVHGSDSPESAARELGLWFA
- a CDS encoding thioredoxin domain-containing protein, which produces MSDNESKKARRNAARERAAAQREKEKARRRRNKTLTISGIIVGSLAIVAVIVLVIANSIQPAGPGPKNMASDGIVFQGQNGKIVPVTTKAIPEGGTPTATKQDDSIANITVYEDYMCPICNQFETGNMKQIKQWVANGSATLEIHPFNLLDRSSLGSKYSTRSAAAAACVANYDPDAFLDVNSAFYENQPSEGTKGLTNDQLASIAKKAGATNKNVQSCITDQRFAGWVGDATNRVLTEPLANSSLDKLTGTPTVIVNGKQYNAQGTSAWTDADAFAAFVEQNGGAVK
- the ileS gene encoding isoleucine--tRNA ligase → MRYPLHRDADDAAGVTPSPSFPAVEQGILAFWKRDDTFQASIDARQGCDEWVFYDGPPFANGLPHYGHLLTGYAKDVFPRYQTMRGKQVHRRFGWDTHGLPAELEAMRQLGITEKHEIDEMGVDVFNAAAKKSVLQYTDEWQQYVTRQARWVDFEDDYKTLDVTYMESVLWAWKQLWDKGLAYEGFRVLPYCWNDQTPLSNHELRMDDDVYQMRQDQSVTVSFPLRGARAAELGLDGVRALAWTTTPWTLPTNAALAVGPAVSYVVLPAGPAGSADGADAGSVSYMLAADTVAAYAKDLGYASPDDAVAAVTRTLVGTELDGVEYERLFDFLADAEGMENAWQILVADYVETGEGTGIVHQAPAYGADDQEVCAAAGIPVVLSLDEGGVFTSQFPLVAGQLWSDANKPLTKAVRDAGRLLRQASYEHSYPHCWRCRKPLIYKAVSSWFVRVTEFRDRMGELNQDINWVPDNVKDGQFGKWVGNAIDWSVSRNRYFGTPIPVWVSDDPEHPRTDVYGSLAEIERDFGRLPVNADGEVDLHRPFIDELTRPNPDDPTGGSTMRRISDVFDVWFDSGSMPYAQVHYPFENREWFDTHSPADFIVEYIGQTRGWFYVMHALSTALFDRPAFTNVVSHGIVLGSDGQKMSKSLRNYPDVSEVFDRDGADAMRWFLMSSSVIRGGNLVVTEEGIRQGVREFLLPFWSTYYFFTLYANASGPEGHQASRRTDSTDVLDRYLLAKTRLLVTDVTTHLDALDTPLAAQAIRDFADVLTNWYVRRSRDKFWLGAASSESARAAFDTLYTALETLARVAAPLAPLVSEEVWKGLTGGRSVHLTDFPSADEFPADDALVAAMDRVRDVASKGLALRKATGKRVRLPLATLTLVVPDTAAVEPFVDILRDELNVKRVVLEPQAEESLAQYGIERKLAVNARAAGPRIGKAVQQVIPAAKRGDWVATESGVTVGGIDLVEGEYTLDLTVADASTAVAFLDGGGFVVLDTDTTPELEAEGLARDVVRAVQQARRDADLDVSDRIVLTLGTDEGAADAVRTHRELIAGETLATTVDVVTTTFGKDEGTAVGDGAKVTVEVARA
- a CDS encoding folylpolyglutamate synthase/dihydrofolate synthase family protein, which produces MSDRDDNDPFDPFDAAGPAADGIEIPVGPPADADPIEAVPFGGDDAEVKRVEAALYARIGEQSPEHRLTATRRAVELLGDPHLAYPVIHLTGTNGKTSTARMTESIVRAHGLRTGLMTSPHLVSIRERIVIDGQPIAPDRFVENWDDITPILAMTDKELTDKGELPLTFFEALTVLALACFAEAPVDVAVIEVGMGGEWDSTNVVQSQVQVFTPIAIDHAKQLGNTVAEIARTKSGIIKPSSAVVSSAQVPEALAELERAAELTESSLAVEGTGFSVVDVTPAVGGQLVTVQGVAGRYDDLFLPLFGAHQAHNAAVAIAAVESFIGRGAQPLDQDVLSEGLAGATSPGRLQPIAQDPTVVVDAAHNPHGARALADALPVAFPSGHVVGVVGILADKDARGFVRALKDTVATFVVTQPPGERALDADTFARVVVDEVGNDRVVVEPSLAQALSEARDLADEAEADDAMVLVAGSIVMVGAVMDLVHTEGESK